The Cucumis melo cultivar AY chromosome 6, USDA_Cmelo_AY_1.0, whole genome shotgun sequence genome includes a region encoding these proteins:
- the LOC103483769 gene encoding putative E3 ubiquitin-protein ligase RF298: MASMVAKPSCPSTSNHGPSSMTVQEKGSRNKRKYRADPPLGDLNKITSSSQDKCPSYEFSAEKFEISSSMGQSGGCDLCGISQEFSAGLKLDLGLSNGGSSDVGINWPRGELEVDEYQDADWSDLTEAQLEELVLINLDTIFKGAIKKIVASGYTEEVAIKAVSRSGICFGGKDTVSNVVDNTLAFLRSGQEIDHSREHYFEDLQQLEKYILAELVCVLREIRPFFSTGDAMWCLLISDMNVSLACAMDSNPCNALVCDGTSNESLPNTVPQLKAEVKSSEMNLPKPVKPISPISSAHGSQSDGPATVGVPSISKPKDPLFSSGPLSEKELQNSTFDVVEESFSVAVNSQTSVSEEKIESSRKVHSNITKREYMLRQKSLHVDKNFRTYGPKGSSRAGKLTGLGGLMLDKKLKSVSGSTAVNFKNASLKISKAMGIDVAQDNGSHNLSTMDIPSSSLPFNLENINTVSLFSKTNLPSSMPAPSSPPALPAMNTSSAPPTTDIDLSLSLPTKSNQPSVPFNCNPESSTSSFVEKPHEKFVGQWFPRDKKDEMVLNLLPRVQELQNQLQEWTQWANQKVMQAARRLSKDKAELKTLKQEKEEVERLKKEKQTLEENTMKKLSEMEHALCKASGQVELANSAVRRLEVENAALRQDMEVAKLRATESAASYQEVSKREKKTLMKVQSWEKQKMLFQEEHTAEKRKVKKLIQELEQARDLQEQLEGRWKLEERAKDELLVQAASLRKEREQIEDSVKVKEDTIKLKAENNLIKYKDDIQKLEKEISVLRLKTDSSRIAALKRGIDGSYASRLTDTRNSTDHKESWSPNVSESMKDLYKYSGTGGVKRERECVMCLSEEMSVVFLPCAHQVVCTTCNELHEKQGMKDCPSCRSPIQRRIPVRYARS; encoded by the exons ATGGCATCAATGGTCGCTAAGCCGAGTTGTCCCAGTACTAGTAATCATGGGCCTTCTTCGATGACTGTTCAGGAAAAAGGGAGTAGGAATAAGAGGAAATACAGAGCAGATCCACCTTTAGGTGATCTGAATAAGATCACCTCTTCCTCTCAAGATAAATGTCCGAGTTATGAGTTTTCAGCTGAGAAATTTGAGATTAGTTCAAGTATGGGGCAAAGCGGTGGGTGTGACCTTTGTGGCATTAGTCAAGAATTTTCTGCTGGATTGAAACTTGATCTTGGATTGTCCAATGGAGGCTCTTCGGATGTTGGGATAAACTGGCCAAGAGGGGAATTAGAAGTTGATGAGTATCAGGATGCTGATTGGAGTGACCTTACAGAAGCTCAACTCGAAGAACTAGTTTTAATCAATTTGGACACAATATTCAAGGGTGCAATCAAGAAGATTGTTGCTTCTGGATACACCGAAGAGGTTGCTATAAAGGCTGTCTCAAGGTCTGGCATCTGTTTTGGTGGTAAAGATACAGTCTCAAATGTAGTGGATAACACCTTAGCTTTTCTTAGAAGTGGTCAAGAAATTGATCATTCCAGGGAACACTATTTTGAAGATTTACAGCAActagaaaaatatattttagcCGAATTAGTTTGTGTTTTACGTGAGATAAGGCCTTTCTTCAGCACTGGCGATGCAATGTGGTGCTTATTGATTTCTGATATGAATGTGTCTCTTGCGTGTGCGATGGATAGCAACCCATGTAATGCACTTGTCTGTGATGGTACTTCGAATGAGAGCTTGCCTAATACTGTCCCGCAGTTAAAAGCAGAAGTCAAAAGCTCCGAGATGAATCTTCCTAAGCCTGTGAAGCCAATCTCTCCAATCAGTTCTGCTCATGGTTCTCAATCTGATGGACCAGCCACTGTAGGAGTTCCTAGTATTTCAAAACCAAAGGACCCATTATTTTCAAGTGGACCATTATCAGAAAAAGAATTGCAAAATTCCACCTTTGATGTTGTTGAGGAATCATTTAGTGTGGCTGTAAACTCTCAAACTTCTGTGTCTGAAGAAAAAATTGAGAGCAGTAGAAAGGTTCACTCTAATATAACTAAGAGAGAATACATGCTGCGACAGAAGTCACTTCATGTGGATAAAAACTTCCGAACATACGGACCTAAGGGATCATCAAGAGCCGGAAAGCTGACTGGTTTGGGGGGTTTAATGTTGGATAAGAAACTAAAGTCTGTTTCAGGCTCCACTGCAGTAAACTTTAAGAATGCTTCATTGAAAATAAGCAAGGCTATGGGAATTGATGTGGCCCAAGATAATGGGAGCCATAATCTTTCCACCATGGACATTCCTTCTTCCTCTCTACCATTTAACTTGGAAAATATTAATACCGTTTCTCTTTTTTCTAAGACCAATTTACCATCTTCAATGCCCGCACCTAGTTCCCCACCTGCATTACCTGCAATGAATACTTCATCTGCGCCACCGACTACTGATATtgatctttctctttctttgccTACTAAAAGTAATCAACCCTCAGTTCCTTTCAACTGCAATCCTGAGTCGTCAACTAGTAGTTTTGTTGAGAAACCTCATGAAAAGTTCGTTGGACAGTGGTTTCCCAGGGATAAGAAGGACGAGATGGTTTTGAATCTACTGCCAAGAGTTCAGGAATTACAAAATCAACTGCAGGAGTGGACACAGTGGGCCAATCAAAAGGTCATGCAGGCTGCAAGAAGGCTAAGTAAGGACAAGGCTGAACTCAAGACTTTGAAGCAAGAAAAAGAGGAAGTTGAACGGCTGAAAAAGGAGAAGCAGACTCTAGAGGAAAATACGATGAAGAAACTCTCTGAGATGGAACATGCATTGTGCAAGGCTAGTGGGCAGGTTGAACTTGCTAACTCTGCTGTTCGGAGGCTTGAAGTGGAGAATGCTGCACTACGACAGGATATGGAGGTTGCAAAATTACGGGCCACAGAATCAGCTGCTAGCTATCAAGAGGTTTCTAAGAGGGAAAAGAAAACACTGATGAAAGTTCAATCATGGGAGAAGCAGAAAATGCTGTTTCAAGAAGAACATACAGccgaaaaaagaaaagtgaaaaaaCTAATACAGGAACTTGAGCAGGCCAGAGATCTCCAGGAGCAACTTGAG GGTAGATGGAAGTTAGAAGAGAGAGCAAAAGATGAACTGCTTGTGCAGGCTGCTTCATTGAGAAAGGAAAGAGAACAAATCGAAGATTCAGTAAAAGTAAAGGAGGATACAATTAAATTGAAAGCTGAAAATAATCTTATAAAATACAAAGACGATATTCAAAAGCTTGAAAAAGAAATCTCTGTATTGAGACTTAAGACCGATTCGTCAAGAATTGCAGCTCTTAAGAGAGGCATAGACGGAAGTTATGCCAGTAGGCTTACAGATACCAGAAATAGCACAGATCACAAAGAGTCATGGTCCCCAAATGTATCGGAATCAATGAAGGATCTTTACAAGTACTCTGGGACAGGTGGCGTGAAGCGGGAACGAGAGTGTGTGATGTGCCTTTCAGAGGAGATGTCAGTAGTTTTCCTTCCCTGCGCCCATCAAGTGGTGTGCACTACCTGCAATGAACTACATGAAAAACAGGGTATGAAAGATTGTCCATCTTGTAGGAGCCCAATACAGCGGCGTATTCCAGTCCGTTATGCTCGCTCTTAA